Proteins encoded by one window of Arachis hypogaea cultivar Tifrunner chromosome 1, arahy.Tifrunner.gnm2.J5K5, whole genome shotgun sequence:
- the LOC112770868 gene encoding uncharacterized protein — MEGTVTLLKTSPVRMGDDMDDSTVYFHRLFWTFPPCVEAFRQCKPLVSIDGTHMYGNYEGTLLLAIAQDGNSNILPIAFSLVEGENAESWSFFLINLRQHVTPQQGILVISDRHNGIKAALENPNSGWLPPLAYRAFCIRHVAANFALSFKGTDAKHLLVNAAYAKTEAEFHY, encoded by the coding sequence ATGGAGGGGACGGTTACGTTGTTGAAGACATCTCCGGTTCGCATGGGTGATGACATGGATGACTCAACCGTGTACTTTCATCGTCTTTTCTGGACGTTTCCTCCTTGTGTTGAAGCTTTCCGACAATGCAAGCCATTGGTAAGCATAGACGGTACTCATATGTATGGCAACTATGAAGGGACTTTGCTCCTGGCCATCGCTCAAGATGGGAACTCCAACATCTTGCCTATTGCTTTCAGTCTCGTGGAGGGGGAAAATGCCGAGTCTTGGTCTTTCTTCCTGATCAACCTGCGGCAACATGTGACTCCGCAACAGGGGATACTGGTCATTTCAGATAGGCACAATGGCATCAAGGCTGCACTAGAGAACCCGAACAGTGGGTGGTTACCCCCGCTTGCATACCGAGCATTTTGTATTCGGCATGTTGCAGCTAACTTCGCACTAAGTTTCAAGGGCACGGATGCAAAGCATTTGCTTGTGAACGCTGCTTATGCGAAGACTGAGGCAGAGTTTCactattga
- the LOC114925266 gene encoding uncharacterized protein, producing MRTENPAMCDWTNRIEYNKWTQYQDGGRRFGHMTTNISECVNSVLKGTRNLPVTALVKSTYGRLAELFVIRGQTAEAELASGAKFCQSFMKAIERNLKDSRCFTVTLFDRHQSEYTVAETTLTGSFSLGTYRVSLQHRTYDCGYFQVLHYPCCHAIACCARSWLDWSIYVDEVYTMQKVFRMYQMGFVPPIPEGLWPPYDGPTVIPDPSLRRCRDGRPRSTRIRNNMDEADPNRTKRCGLCRQPGHTRRSCP from the coding sequence atgcGGACTGAGAATCCGGCAATGTGTGATTGGACGAACAGAATAGAATACAATAAGTGGACTCAGTACCAGGATGGTGGCAGACGGttcggtcacatgacgaccaATATATCTGAGTGTGTTAATTCTGTTCTTAAGGGTACACGGAATCTTCCGGTTACCGCCCTAGTCAAGTCCACATATGGTCGGCTAGCGGAGTTGTTTGTGATTCGTGGTCAGACGGCAGAGGCTGAATTGGCCAGCGGTGCCAAGTTCTGCCAGTCTTTTATGAAGGCAATCGAGCGCAACTTGAAAGACTCCAGATGTTTCACTGTCACTCTGTTTGATAGACACCAGTCTGAGTACACCGTTGCCGAGACGACGCTCACCGGGAGCTTTTCACTTGGGACGTACCGAGTTTCCCTCCAGCACCGTACATACGACTGTGGATactttcaagttctccattaccCATGTTGCCATGCGATTGCATGTTGTGCCCGGTCATGGCTTGACTGGTCTATCTATGTTGACGAGGTCTACACCATGCAGAAGGTGTTCAGGATGTACCAGATGGGTTTCGTGCCGCCAATACCGGAGGGACTTTGGCCACCTTATGACGGTCCGACCGTTATTCCGGACCCCAGCTTGAGGCGTTGTCGTGATGGCCGACCGAGGTCTACCAGAATCCGGAACAACATGGATGAGGCCGACCCTAACCGAACCAAGCGGTGCGGGCTATGCAGACAGCCTGGGCACACGCGTAGGTCTTGCCCCTAG